The Lytechinus variegatus isolate NC3 chromosome 1, Lvar_3.0, whole genome shotgun sequence nucleotide sequence ATATTTATTATATTGTAACCAACCCCAGAATAAATCTTTACGTGGCATAAACTAATTCATGATTCATATGAAAACTTCATTTTTTGTGAGCAATGTTTTTTTCCTTACAGTTATAAAACCTATTAGaatcattgaaataattattgtttaattcTTCTTTAGTATCCGTTTGCAGATAAATTTCCTCAGTCTCTCAGTCATCCCAAACaggtaattatatttttttttgcatgcgcaaatgaaaattatttctttgtatatgTCTGTATTCTTATGAATACATCTTCAACCTTAGATAATCGTGCCACATTATGCTTAATATCTCTTCATGAAAATGCATGTTAATTCAATGAGGGCGGCAGTGTTTACCCGCTCTGACCATAAGACCGAAAATTTTGTGTCAATGCACTGAAACAaatacttttcatattttaaaccaatgtataatttataataacTGGCAAGAAATACACGAATCCCATAGCCGGGGAGGGGAAACGGAGTAAAAAAAAGTGTGGGAAACAAAGGGGAAATGCATTTTCGATTATCCCGCGCGGAGAgcggaagaaaaaaattgtttgaagagagagaagaacgtctcgtttagtttttttttattcttttgacaaaaaagaagaaggaaaaacaataaAGCTACACCCTTCTTCccctttttacttttaaaatttattttctggCTCGCACTGGCATGCTCCTTATTCTTACATGAATCACTATAATTCTAGGAGCATGGTGTCAAAAAAAGTATCATGCCTCCAATCCTTGGGTCCATCTTTGTCCCTCACCTATAGTGGAGCAATATGATATGCATGATAATCTGCCCCCTTTTATTTATCTTATTCttaattttaattaatttcatgtatattaatattctttttaatttcaatcgtttgtaaatattgtgattctTGTTGATATATAATAAAAGTATTACTATAGATAATTGCTGTATCTGCTGCTCGGTGTCTTGGTAtccaaaaaattatataaagaagATGTATAGTTCTTTGTGTCTCATAAGTTCCACGATCGCTATTATATTCCTTCCAATAACGTTAACACGAAGCACATCATCAGATTGGAAAATTTCCGGGACACCTATATGCAAAAGACTAAGGTACATAGAAAAAGGTTAAAAAGACGGTAAAAGAAGCTTTTTAATTTCCACAAGACTTTACCTGATACTGTTATGTTTATTGTAAAAGAACACATCGTATTTGCATAAAAGCCTGTCGCCTGGTAAGTTTGAGTCCAGCTCCCAACCGAGTAGTTTCCTCCGTTTGTTCCCGGTCCCAAAAAGGTAAGGTCTGCACAAACCGAAGTATCCGATATTGAAGGTTCGGTCCAACTGACTGTGACGGACGTGGTTGTTGAATTGATAGCGACTGCGACATCACTTGGACAATTGGCAATTACTGGGCTTGGCGATCCTGTATTCAAATAGTCATGGAATAATACTCATTTTATTTAATCAGGGGAAAAAagagtttaatgaactagatgTAAATCTTGTTGTGGACAAATGAAATTAGATATAGGCCTGCAAGGTCACACTGTATAACTTATATTAAAAACCTATCCCATAAAATAGTTTTAACAAATAGTGTAATGTGAAGAAAGTAAATGTACAAATCATAAAGTcgaaatcaataaataacttgaaatgcattaaaatgactctgaattttttttaatgaccaATTTAGgttaaaataaatccaaatttACACATTGAACTGTCGGACCCAGgtaatattatacaaataatgggTCAGATTAATAAAAAAGTAACAGATGCTTTTGCTGTGTTTTTGCTTGATTTCGCATTCAGAAAAAAAGCAATTGTTTATACGAGCTAATGATATTGCTAATAAGCTCAAGCAAACGCTAGCTGCCTGCTGCATTTTATTTACGATTAAACCATTgcttaaaatcatgaaaagaacaTTTTGCTTACAAATGCgtttaatttacattttttaaaaattcttgcCACTTAATGCCGTGAACGAAGATGCGTCAGCATTAGTATGctcatgttatttttattcattcaatcttcctcaaactttcattgatctctttctccaatttttttttcttttatatgatTTCAACTAAGTTGTTTCAAggatttcataaatattttcagtcagTTAAAATCGATGAcgttaccattggatgacaCCTTGACCCCGTAATACCCTTGCTCCCCTCAGTATCATCTTTTATTCCTCCCCTGACAGTTTCAAATTTTACTGCTCACTGATCATAAATCCCGAATTTCGAAATTATAAAGGATTTTACGAATTAATGAAATGATAGCTTCAAGTACAACTCCGTGTATTACTTTAAAAAGGAAATCTCAGTCACATTTTGTCCGACAAACAAATTGGTAGAAAAAGAGCACAAAAACTACCATGATCTTTAAAAAGAGAATAATATTTTCTATATGAGAAATTCTTCTTGTTGTGACTTTTGGAAAAGGTGACAAGTTCACCTTTAGAGCCCGTTCAGTGAAGCATGCTGAGGAACCAGTTATATTCTTATTCAGCACTACGAACATTTCTGccaaattattttgagaaaggatatgacttaaaggacaagatcatcccaacaaaaagttgatttgattaaaaagagaaaaattcaacaagcataacactaaaaatttcatcaaaacggatgtgaaacaagaaagttatgacatttttaagtttcgtttaatttcacaaaacagttgcaCGCACATCctttgtcggtatgcaaatgcggagaccgatgacgtcatccactcgctatttcttttgtataatcaacaaaaaaagtaaggcCCCCCTcaaacaaacatcaatattttccgaaccaatgcgattttttaatatacatgtattcttacATGAGCTatcctctgagtaaatgttgtggacttattttacggcatgcttcagtgagcaccgtcaaaAGGCAAAAacgtcacttttcaaaagtcacaagtcaaatatcattactttgattccattttattggaactaattccacattctcatcatgaaaaatagtcagaaggcttggaaaatgtactttctaaaagacgatacaactttttggctaaatttcaggGTTAAATAAACACAATTCAATAttaaaattggatttttttacacatttctatcaataaaaatgatggaatatgatgagttattttggggaagagtatcttcaacaatatcgtttcacggttcaatgaacatttaatgaaaacaaaaaatacgattttcaaatatcataggcatgtattgtttcattttggtaactgaaaatgatcttttctcaactttttcgttattttaatgaccaattaacatgcttcaatgattcaaaggcgtttaattaaacattcacgcttgaatgaaaaggtggaatgtgattagctcttttttacgttattggaaaaaaaaatgaaattcatagctaaggatatttgtaaaaaaaacctccttgcatattaatctgatttgattttttatgaaaatcccgatgtttaatgcatcagtgagcacacaatattcgaaaattatgtaaatgaaaagaaagttcaaggccttggccccactctgtgccgtatcgaatggttattttggtgtgcgcgccttttggatagtgttactttgaagccatgtgcgaagtttcatgaaataactcatggcagaagtaacaaaaaccgtccatgaaacaaaccctcatttcatatttgttaaaatttggacttcctctctcatagatttatgtacattatgggtgcataattatgtttaagaataagtaaccccttatttaatatggtggaacttttttcaaggctgtctttatcAATGTCATTTAACATTAATGTTTATCAAcatatgggcagaattctgtgcaaaaatgaaatcgatttgtttattaatgggtgagtgagcacgcatcaaagtggaaaaatttgtattttcaacgttacagactcattttaaagggtaataaagtgaatattgggggcgaATTCGGAtgcaaatgtgactttaattgctgtttttttttatcatccatcatttctatcaccacacactttccgaactttaaacattttcatgtttgagcgagcacattcgaaaactgaggaatgaatactctttatactacataaatgtattttgtccaaacaatttctcatgatcagcgAGTTTAATTTAtagacaaatcagtggtggatacagagttttaaaatgggggaggggcctataatcagGGGAAACACcaacattttcacattttaacatgatctaacaagttgtagcggatactaccataaacccctaggatgatacgtcacaatacaggggccgcggaacggttttcaaagtggggggggggggggctgaccatgccaaaaaaaaaaacatcacaatcgtatggtcatttttacattattgtaaTTGCtattggaaaaaagtggggtgcccccccccccccgcttccgcggcccctacaatacattgtgctcactcaaccctgaacatacgatatcaaaattgtgtgtggagtggcaaaatggatagtaaaacagcataacaccatgaaattcacctaaaaacaacttttgcccaactttgtatttgcacaatctgaaaacgACTCTaacttgtgactttcaaaaatagtcatttttaattcaatctttaattactcatgcatgactcaaccgatcaatctcattttcccaaggagttgcttaatgagtgtagaaaaccattTACGAAATATCagatctcaaaataattccgttcaaaagttacagcaatttgatctagggggacttacttttttgttgtgtattatctattatgtgaaatatgaaatattcttattttctcatcGTTGTCAAGGGAAGCAAcaattcctccctaaacatgtggaatcaacattgtttgatactatatggttcagtcaagttggttcttattgtcaaatatgtaaaaaatgaaatattgtataattcaaatcgtaggtgatggacatcatcgactgacccatttgcatgtcactgagtcgTGAATATcactgttatttttttaatcagcgAAACTTCGAAATgccattacttttttttttattttacatccgattatgatgaaatttttgttttctctatctatttaaatcaacatatttctggggtggacttgacatttaacattgatttttttgtcttcCAAATAGGGCCAACCTCCAGTGAACCCCGTGGGATGAGAAATTCTCAAGCCTATTATGATGCCTAACaattgttggaatgctccccatgCATGCAGGGAGCGGAGAAAGTACATATTGTGTGCGGACATTCCAGGATGCGGAATATTACAGTAATCGTCtgtatcatttatcattatcattttgatagGGGCATTACGAACTAAAGGTAACCTTTTTCCCTTCAATTGAAAAACAAGGGCAGATAGAGAGTTACAGGATTCAGATGCTTCCCTtggatatttttctttctccccctttttttctccttgaaaaaaatatggcaaaatatatatataccctcCCCCCGCCCCGGCACACCCTGGTATCAAATTACACGTAGGGCTTTTACCTTCCACAACTCGAACGGTACTTGTTCCATAAGTACTAAGTGTATTGCCATCAGTCAGCGTAACATCACTATGTGACGACGACACTCCGCTGGTGAGATTGACCGAAAGTAATGTGTGTGTTGTATAATCTGCCAGTGTTGCGATAGCTCCATATTTACCAAAGGAAACCCTAGGATCTGTTGTCATCATACTTGGAACCATGGTCACCACTGTTCGGCCGCTACCATCAGAGTATTGAAAGTCTATCTCATTCACTTCAGTATATCTCCACAATTTTGAACCTAACAtaacaaatcaaacaaagaTTTCACTTGGTTTCCAATGTTAATAGGCCCCCAATAGGCCTATAGCTACGCTTTCACATCGATGATTCAtgtttgtttgaaatgaaacacacacacacttttctTGAGGAATGCTTTTACAGGCCTGATATTgctatctggaaaaaaaatgacaattaacggactaggaattcatgaaaaggataCTATCTCATTTAAAAATCTAATAGACCTAATAAGAGCGCGATTTCTTCAATATTTAGGCCTGGAAACTGGACAGTTTAAGCACTTTTGTTATTACGAATAGGATGAAtaagttgatatattttttatcaatgcgagcgcaaagcgcgagctaatttttttaaCGCTGTTATAAAAGTTATATAAAGTAGTTAgaatttatacagtgcgtatcaaaaaaaagtttacactttaaaaaagtcctgggaattaaaaaatactcaacacgtgggtaattttttcacatataatcttgggtttgggtctcatctatccaatgaaagtaaaagttttgccagaatgttacacttgaatgagcactgtccatttctgtaaagctcgcataCATTTgattgcgcagaaatgcttgttttcatgctgtgtcaagtcgaaaggacgaaatcaaactgacactatacgaaagatttatcatacatttcccttgcacttttagtcaattggattaaaacggatacattcaagcattttgtgacgattttgccacccaaattgaaatatcaacactcaataagcacaacctttaccctatttgtgccagctagatctgaggacataactgaatctgaacaaaagtttatatcagacatctccagcattttttcactaagtttttatcattgaaagttggtttgcatttcattttttatttaatacttgtttctccacacttttcccatgcttagcaatgattaacaaaatgaaaatcaagcttaagccatttcatgtaaatcacagctcagtgtaaagcaaatatcgtcacgatggcctcggtgtgtgggggagtggggtggggcaaaatgcactcttcgaagtgttttgggcaaggaaacaagtcaaacaatgtagaagatatcttcaaatcaaatttactaattaaattccatgtgttcttcatgattaaggtctacttttatttgcataactatttcaaatttctgcgcaaatcatttttcactaacttttcaaaagtaagtgatgctcactcaagcggaaatatttttcgacagttatatcgtcatttgctttaatggacctgtaccaatgttaaaatgtggaacaattttcaggatattacaaatgtataattttacaggattttttcaaagtgtaaacttttttttgatacgcactgtatagaagTATATATGCCTCACTAGTCAATGGGCGAGCGCACAGCGCTTGCTGATAAGTTTTGGCAATCAGACTTGAAAAGGGTTTTTGAGAACTTTCATGTAATTCACAAAGAGATTAATACttcataaatcaaataatgcgagcgcttAGCGCGAGCTAAAGAAAAAGGATATTTAGACCACAAAACGATACATTTACAGAGtacttttttaatcaatatgtaatcaaacaaaataacgaAAGCCCAATGTCCGAGGTAAAAATTTGGATACACACTAGAATAGTACCTACCCGGAAACCCCGAGGGACACTGCTCAACTTGAATAGAAAGAATTCGCCCCATCATGGTCATTGGATTGTCTTGAATCGGGGATGAACCATCTAGCCCAGCTCGTAAACCTGACACAAATAAGATCCTGTCCAAACAGAAATGTAATTCAGCTTTAATTAACATATAATTATTAAATGTATAgttattttaaaaacttttttgacaCAATTTGACCATTTCGCAATTTTTACTTTACTTTGATAGAAACACATTTACAAAGATTTGATGCAACTTTTCCAACATCTCAATATGGAGTGTATAATCTTATTTAGCTTACACAAGTTTGGAAAACTTCTCTCTTGGTCTTACTAACGCTCTTGTAAAGACAAATGACGAAGgtttttaattttaaacaaacaataaCTGGGAAATTGGCATATAGACCTTTCAATTCACGGGGATGGGAGAGGGATACATCTCTCCACTTTtcggagagggggggggtggcatgtacaatcacccccccccccccatttttcaagacagaaataatatttttttcatcatcaaatGATAAATACCATTGTAAATGCGTGGATTCACCTTTAAATGCGTTCAAAGTGCTTAAATTTGCCCAATTTTGAATTCTAAAAATGCAAAGTTTCTCGCTCGGTCAATCAAATCTTATAAGATTTTGGCAATGACAAATCTCCACGTTTAGCATATCCCCTGCATCATGAAAGTTAGGTTATAATACGTCCATTTATGAAGTGTAAGGTATCAATAACTTTTAAATATGGTCATATAAACATATTAAAACATTCTTTGAATACACTGGcgtgaatggggggggggggggtcatactATCATAGCATCTTTGTGGAAGCGGGGGATAAtttgtacaaaaatatatacttcAAGTTAAGAGTATAGGCCTACGGTAAGTTACTGATGGCATTGACCAAATCAATGCCGTTAATAAAACACAGAAGCAAATTAGGACAGCAACATTTCCCACACACTTTACAATTAATCCGATCATAGCAGGCCTTAAATCAcatcaacaataaaaataacattagaatgtaataattatttctaacatgatttccccccaaaattttgaataattgcaTCACTCCCAAAATAatctttgaaatattcaaaatatttcctttctGCAAAAGTTTTCTTTCGATTTGCATCACTGTCCATTTCACCTTTTTGGAAGTTTATACTGTGGCCTGTGATAACCTATCATCATTTCATAAGCAGCCTTATTCCCGATAATAATGATTCCCATCCCACTTCAACCAGTGAGCAAATGagtattcattgaaaaaattatgGACTGTTAAATACTTATTTGCACTTTATatctcttttcccctttcttctgtattttagtTTATTGATAATCTACCTTTATGACATCATTTTAAACGATTGAAGCAACTTTTCAAGGCTTGCCCACTTCGCTCACTCGCTGCATTTCTCCCATCATTACACACACCTTAGAAAGACGACACACATACGTTGATTGCCCATGATGTGAATTACCACCACTTCAGAGGTTTTTGAACATCATTTTGTCTTCCAACTACTGAAAATTTGCACGCTCGCTTCACTCGCTCGCATATTGATATTAATTGTAAAGCATTACTCTATAGCCATCAAAAATCTTTACAGGTCTTTTACTGAAAGATGTTCAAATTATGTACATGGTCATAATATCCTGTATATATAGCGCTTTAGTGTGGGTGCCGTGTCCCCAATATTTAGAATTTTCAGATCAAAATTGCTATCACCCCCACTCCCACTATAAGGACTGGATCTACGccaataattcaattaaatttgtcTTATGCATGGTTTATGTTTCGTACACATGCACTTCATGTAAGCCGGCGAAAATACGAGAGAGATATATAACGCAAGTAAATGGAAAGtattaacaaaacaacaaatcaATATACATTGAGGGGTTTTCTTTCTTGCAGTGGCAAATAATTTTGAGGGGACCAGATAtggcaaaattaatttaaaaactTGTCAACGAGCGAAGCAGGCgatcaaaaattttgacatttttcataaatttaacAAATGATTGCATGTGTCCCTCCACAATCATTGGAACTTGGATAGTATTAAAACAAACTAGACTCACCCGCTAATTGGGTCTATTCCTAGTCCACTCGGGAACGCATTTAACATATCCAATGAGCCTAAAATTAGTTCATTATTGCTTCCGTCCAGATCGGCTCGCCAAACCTCATATCTGGATAATACAGCCCAATATATTTTACGGTTGGTGGTATCCAAGGCTATAGCATCAGTTGGAGCTGCATAACAATAACAAAGCGATTTGAATATAATTAGCTCCAAACAATGGTTCAGGCTTTTGTAAATTAAAAGGTTGACAAAGTAAATCACggtgatatttaaaaaaaaacaaagttaaatGAATCAGCCtgtatttttgtaatgttgGAAAGATGCTCTATAAGATTCATCTATCAATATTGGTCCATTTTATAGCGCAGCTATAATTGCATACTCTACTGCGCTGGATACTCGGTATCATAATCAttccggctgtagctgagccgctgTATAGGCGCTAAagtattcaaggaataaatcctaccgggtatcaattcacctcacctgggtcgagtgcagcaaaatgtggatacatttcttgctaaaggaaagcatgccatggctgggattcgaacccacgtccctctgattgtaAGACGAGAGTCACACAGACAGCTATAGCAGATCTGCTAACCACGAAACGAGTCAGACTAATCTTTTTTTATGCTTGAGGGAATAATGGGAAATGGGAAAGGCTGCCAGTCTGTTTCGCTCTCGCAAATTAATATCGATTACATTACGATGTAAAATGATGTCCACAGATCTGTTTTGAACGTTGTTAATTATTAAATGGAAGTACATTTTAAATGATTTCCCGCAATATCCATGAAGAGGGGGAAAGTcaatgattaataaaataaacagTATTTAGATTACTTTTGCATTCTTGATTCTTTTATACAACATTCTAAAATAATACaggtaaaaaatataaagtggATGTTGTCATAAAGTATGCTTAAAATATTTGGCTAAATATTAATATGGGATTGTATGAATGTTATAAAATCgtttaaaatgagaaaataaaaaccttCCCGAGACCTTTtcgaaatgtcataacattatGTGGTATAGAGCTAGGAGGTAAGACCTAGATCGCCCAACATCATAATATGATAATGGCTAATCCCACTTGGTTTGCTTTAAATTTGGTCTTATCTCCACTTCATCTTCCTAttagattatatttttttttaattcgtttCAAAAACGTTCATAAACAATTCATTTACGACCATTTAGATTATTGGTTAGACTAAGGGGATATTTGACAAAGTGTGAATAGCCTAGATTGAAATTAGTCACCGGAAGAACATACCTGGTATTCCATTTATGACCTCATCGTCAGACCCATCCAATCTGACGCGACCAATTTGATGAGTTTCATGACTCGACCAGTAGACCCGTTGGTCAACGGGATCATAGTCTATCGAACTCGGGGCAGCTTGAACGGTGGAAATCAACATAAACCTGGAATCCGTAATCATATGCGTATCTTCTGACGTCAGATTAGCATACATTATCTGTTGATTAAGTGCTAGAAAGACCATTTGAGGTGacactgtttaaaaaaagcAAGCAGAGATCGGGATAATGCCATGGATATTCTCGAACTTATCTCA carries:
- the LOC121427302 gene encoding hyalin-like isoform X1, coding for MERKSRGYLCVLCILIGFLDSVSPQMVFLALNQQIMYANLTSEDTHMITDSRFMLISTVQAAPSSIDYDPVDQRVYWSSHETHQIGRVRLDGSDDEVINGIPAPTDAIALDTTNRKIYWAVLSRYEVWRADLDGSNNELILGSLDMLNAFPSGLGIDPISGILFVSGLRAGLDGSSPIQDNPMTMMGRILSIQVEQCPSGFPGSKLWRYTEVNEIDFQYSDGSGRTVVTMVPSMMTTDPRVSFGKYGAIATLADYTTHTLLSVNLTSGVSSSHSDVTLTDGNTLSTYGTSTVRVVEGSPSPVIANCPSDVAVAINSTTTSVTVSWTEPSISDTSVCADLTFLGPGTNGGNYSVGSWTQTYQATGFYANTMCSFTINITVSAADNGGCVDLDANCPMWSSFCTTNIYAMNNCKLTCNLCTDNTGSPPVISGCPSNQNVNTDIGNATALVTWTPPTASDSDGTQTLTSTDNPGDYFPIGNNTVTYTSTDNNGYTDTCTFSISVSDNENPVITGCPSNQDVNTDSGNATALVTWTPPKATDNSGTQTLTSTANPGDYFPIETTQ
- the LOC121427302 gene encoding hyalin-like isoform X2; this encodes MERKSRGYLCVLCILIGFLDSVSPQMVFLALNQQIMYANLTSEDTHMITDSRFMLISTVQAAPSSIDYDPVDQRVYWSSHETHQIGRVRLDGSDDEVINGIPAPTDAIALDTTNRKIYWAVLSRYEVWRADLDGSNNELILGSLDMLNAFPSGLGIDPISGILFVSGLRAGLDGSSPIQDNPMTMMGRILSIQVEQCPSGFPGSKLWRYTEVNEIDFQYSDGSGRTVVTMVPSMMTTDPRVSFGKYGAIATLADYTTHTLLSVNLTSGVSSSHSDVTLTDGNTLSTYGTSTVRVVEGSPSPVIANCPSDVAVAINSTTTSVTVSWTEPSISDTSVCADLTFLGPGTNGGNYSVGSWTQTYQATGFYANTMCSFTINITVSAADNGGCVDLDANCPMWSSFCTTNIYAMNNCKLTCNLCTDNTGSPPVISGCPSNQNVNTDIGNATALVTWTPPTASDSDGTQTLTSTDNPGDYFPIGNNTVTYTSTDNNGYTDTCTFSISVSDNENPVIIGCPSNQDFPQFGQSSLTLNDL